Proteins from one Ardenticatena maritima genomic window:
- a CDS encoding carbohydrate kinase family protein — protein MPASAHDVLVIGASAFDIKTRIHTKPESGSPVPGVIRVQVGGTARNIAENLARLEMSVALFSAVGAHDFGPFLIERTAQAGVDVSQVLVSPEFRTGAYLAVLNHRGEPEWSIDDMGVIYLLSPAYIQERRAWFRDARAVIVDANLPPVTLQAVAELCRRHNIMLCADPTSTILAPRLLPHLRDIWIITPNVAEAEVLCGHPIRDDDEAMSAARELVARGVRMAVITLGSEGLVYATRRESGRVPALGGDVVDITGVGDAFTAGLVFGLLNDFPVDEAVRLGASAAALTMRSTETVAPDLSLEQLYDHLVL, from the coding sequence ATGCCTGCAAGTGCGCATGATGTGCTGGTCATTGGGGCGTCGGCGTTCGATATCAAAACGCGCATTCATACCAAGCCTGAATCGGGGAGCCCGGTGCCGGGCGTGATTCGTGTTCAGGTGGGGGGCACGGCGCGCAATATCGCTGAAAATTTGGCGCGGCTTGAAATGAGCGTTGCCCTCTTTTCGGCGGTGGGGGCGCACGACTTTGGCCCCTTTCTCATCGAACGAACAGCGCAGGCAGGCGTGGATGTCAGCCAGGTACTCGTTTCACCTGAATTTCGGACGGGCGCGTATCTGGCGGTATTGAACCACCGGGGCGAACCGGAGTGGAGCATTGATGATATGGGGGTGATTTATTTGCTGTCCCCCGCCTACATTCAGGAGCGCCGCGCCTGGTTTCGCGATGCCCGCGCTGTGATTGTTGACGCGAATTTGCCCCCGGTGACGTTGCAGGCAGTTGCTGAATTGTGCCGCCGCCACAACATTATGCTCTGCGCCGACCCCACCTCGACGATTTTGGCGCCCCGTTTGTTGCCGCACTTGCGCGATATTTGGATTATCACCCCCAATGTTGCTGAGGCGGAAGTGTTGTGTGGGCATCCCATTCGCGATGATGATGAAGCCATGTCGGCCGCGCGTGAACTGGTGGCGCGCGGTGTGCGTATGGCGGTGATTACGTTGGGCAGTGAGGGGCTGGTCTATGCGACACGGCGAGAATCGGGGCGGGTGCCCGCTTTAGGGGGCGATGTGGTGGATATTACCGGCGTGGGGGACGCTTTCACCGCGGGACTTGTGTTTGGCTTGCTGAATGATTTTCCGGTGGATGAAGCCGTGCGGCTAGGTGCAAGCGCCGCGGCCTTGACAATGCGCAGTACCGAGACGGTCGCGCCCGATTTGTCGCTCGAACAGTTGTACGACCACTTAGTTTTGTGA
- a CDS encoding glycosyltransferase yields the protein MTTLTTVLAWLYIGIATWLALYGAHALLLTLLSRRGRRRQASVAPPTTWPRVTVQIPLYNERAVAARILDAVAQFDYPREQLEIQVLDDSTDETSLIVAQRVTFWRARGVNMMHVRRPHREHFKAGALQFGLQMAHGECIAIFDADFVPPPDWLRRAVALLMQDERIGLVQTRWGHLNDTASLLTRAQAVALDGHFLVEQVARHAHGLFLNFNGTAGVWRRVCIEDAGGWRATTLSEDLDLSYRAQLCGWRLLYSPEIIAHAEIPMQMAAFKRQQFRWAKGSIQAARLLLPAVWRAPVPWRVKLAATLHLTGYSVHPAMLVLLLLSLPLMAAGWPVPAGMPPIWLSVLGMSAPLLYAVAQYDGYPRTWRRRLTWLPLLMALGLGMALNNARAVWEGVWREGGVFERTPKTGAADARGLTPFAYTIAPDMWTLVEALLGWYAFVTTGFAWVQGRWGALPFLMLYTIGFWWVSGQTMWQHWRLKRHWRRLGVVRRHVFGYDRAQHD from the coding sequence ATGACGACCTTGACGACAGTGCTGGCGTGGCTCTACATCGGCATAGCGACCTGGCTGGCGCTCTATGGCGCGCATGCCTTGCTGTTGACGTTGCTCTCGCGGCGGGGGCGGCGAAGGCAGGCGTCTGTTGCGCCCCCAACCACATGGCCGCGCGTCACGGTGCAGATTCCCTTGTATAACGAGCGCGCGGTGGCGGCGCGCATTTTGGATGCTGTGGCGCAGTTCGATTACCCGCGCGAGCAGTTGGAAATTCAGGTGCTCGATGATTCGACGGATGAAACCAGCCTGATTGTTGCCCAACGGGTGACTTTTTGGCGGGCACGGGGCGTCAATATGATGCACGTGCGCCGTCCGCACCGCGAGCATTTCAAAGCGGGGGCGCTGCAATTTGGATTGCAGATGGCGCACGGCGAGTGCATTGCCATTTTCGATGCTGATTTTGTGCCGCCGCCGGATTGGTTGCGGCGCGCGGTGGCGCTGTTGATGCAAGATGAGCGCATCGGGTTGGTGCAAACGCGCTGGGGGCATCTCAACGATACTGCGTCGCTTTTGACACGTGCGCAGGCGGTCGCGCTGGATGGTCACTTCCTGGTGGAGCAGGTGGCGCGTCATGCGCATGGTTTGTTCCTCAATTTCAATGGGACGGCGGGGGTATGGCGGCGTGTCTGCATAGAGGATGCCGGCGGCTGGCGTGCAACCACGCTTTCCGAAGATTTGGATTTATCGTATCGCGCACAGTTGTGCGGCTGGCGGCTGCTTTATAGCCCGGAGATCATCGCTCACGCAGAAATCCCGATGCAGATGGCGGCTTTCAAGCGGCAACAATTCCGCTGGGCGAAAGGCTCAATCCAGGCGGCGCGTCTCTTGCTGCCCGCTGTGTGGCGTGCCCCTGTCCCGTGGCGCGTGAAACTTGCCGCCACGTTGCACTTGACCGGCTATTCGGTGCATCCGGCGATGTTGGTTTTGTTGTTGCTCTCATTACCGCTGATGGCGGCGGGCTGGCCGGTGCCGGCTGGCATGCCGCCTATCTGGCTGAGCGTGTTGGGCATGAGCGCCCCGTTGCTCTACGCTGTCGCGCAATATGACGGCTACCCCCGCACCTGGCGGCGGCGGCTGACCTGGCTTCCTTTGTTGATGGCTTTGGGGCTTGGTATGGCGCTGAACAATGCCCGTGCTGTCTGGGAAGGAGTCTGGCGAGAGGGCGGTGTTTTTGAGCGCACACCCAAAACAGGCGCCGCCGATGCGCGTGGCTTGACACCTTTTGCCTACACCATCGCGCCCGATATGTGGACGCTCGTCGAGGCGCTTTTGGGATGGTATGCGTTTGTGACAACCGGTTTTGCCTGGGTACAGGGGCGTTGGGGCGCATTGCCGTTTCTGATGCTTTATACCATTGGGTTTTGGTGGGTGAGTGGACAAACCATGTGGCAGCATTGGCGGCTCAAACGGCATTGGCGTCGGCTTGGAGTTGTCCGCAGGCATGTCTTTGGGTATGATAGAGCCCAGCATGATTGA
- a CDS encoding Gfo/Idh/MocA family protein: MPTAFRWGILATGRIAATMAADLCAAEDAELVAVASRSQEAADRFGERWGIPRRYGRYEDLVADPDVEIVYIATPHSLHADNIRLCLEAGKHVLCEKPLTLNARQAADCIALAREKGLFLMEAVWMRFFPAIQQAHDWVRSGVLGTVRLIQADFCFHAPFDPHSRLYNPALGGGALLDVGIYPLSLATMLLGFPDEVQGNALLAPTGVDATNALMLIYPESLALLSSSVAVEKPQEAWIVGDEGRIHLHAPFFHPEQVTLERYGEPPLTCTFPHPDHGYGYEIAEVHACLRAGLTESPRMPLDESQRLLALMDTLRARWGVRYPGEDEDTLT; encoded by the coding sequence ATGCCAACCGCATTTCGTTGGGGCATTCTTGCCACAGGGCGCATTGCCGCGACGATGGCGGCTGATTTGTGTGCCGCGGAGGACGCCGAATTGGTCGCGGTGGCTTCCCGCTCACAGGAAGCCGCCGACCGATTTGGGGAACGTTGGGGCATCCCGCGCCGGTATGGTCGCTACGAAGACCTTGTCGCCGACCCAGATGTGGAGATTGTGTACATTGCCACGCCGCATAGCCTGCACGCCGACAACATTCGCCTCTGCCTCGAAGCGGGCAAACATGTGTTGTGTGAAAAACCGTTGACGCTGAACGCCCGACAAGCGGCGGACTGTATTGCGCTCGCACGTGAAAAGGGGCTCTTCCTGATGGAAGCGGTCTGGATGCGCTTCTTCCCGGCGATTCAGCAAGCGCACGACTGGGTGCGTTCGGGGGTGTTGGGCACGGTGCGGCTCATCCAGGCGGATTTTTGTTTTCATGCCCCATTCGACCCCCACAGCCGGCTTTACAACCCCGCGCTTGGCGGCGGCGCGTTATTGGATGTGGGCATTTATCCGTTGTCGCTGGCGACGATGCTGTTGGGGTTTCCCGATGAGGTGCAGGGCAACGCTTTGCTGGCGCCAACAGGCGTTGACGCGACCAATGCGCTCATGCTCATCTATCCTGAATCGCTGGCGCTGTTGAGCAGTAGTGTGGCGGTGGAAAAACCGCAAGAGGCGTGGATTGTGGGCGATGAAGGGCGTATCCACCTGCATGCGCCGTTTTTTCACCCCGAACAGGTGACGCTTGAACGCTACGGCGAGCCGCCGCTCACCTGCACGTTCCCCCACCCCGACCATGGCTACGGGTACGAGATTGCCGAAGTGCACGCATGTTTGCGCGCCGGCTTGACCGAAAGCCCACGTATGCCGCTTGACGAGAGCCAGCGCCTGCTGGCGCTCATGGATACGCTGCGCGCCCGTTGGGGCGTGCGGTATCCGGGCGAAGATGAAGACACCCTGACCTGA
- the moaC gene encoding cyclic pyranopterin monophosphate synthase MoaC: MSKLTHLDEEGRARMVDVGAKDDTERIAIARGRITMAPETLRLIRAGQMKKGDVLAVANVAGIMAAKQTHTLIPMCHPLLLTHVSLTFTLSDETSDPAFIDIEATVKTRGKTGVEMEALTAVSVAALTIYDMAKAVDRAMRIGEIRLVRKSGGKSGDIILE, from the coding sequence ATGAGCAAACTCACGCACTTGGATGAAGAAGGGCGCGCCCGCATGGTGGACGTCGGCGCCAAAGATGATACCGAACGCATCGCGATTGCCCGTGGACGCATCACCATGGCGCCCGAAACATTGCGTCTTATTCGCGCCGGGCAGATGAAAAAAGGCGATGTCCTCGCGGTGGCAAACGTCGCCGGCATCATGGCGGCGAAACAAACGCACACGCTTATTCCCATGTGCCATCCACTTTTGCTCACCCACGTAAGCCTGACCTTCACGCTTTCTGATGAGACGAGCGATCCGGCTTTCATTGATATTGAAGCGACCGTAAAAACCCGTGGAAAAACCGGCGTCGAAATGGAAGCCTTGACCGCCGTTTCAGTCGCCGCCCTGACCATCTATGACATGGCAAAAGCCGTTGACCGCGCCATGCGCATCGGCGAGATTCGATTGGTACGCAAAAGTGGGGGCAAAAGCGGGGATATTATCCTCGAATGA
- a CDS encoding alpha/beta hydrolase, which produces MTRSMVREDIAAIRRREARQTRWNRPPRGVRITPAVDAPLPGEWVEPPTPREGVMLYVHGGGYVVGSPRTHRVLTGGLAQTVRMRLFALDYRLAPEHPFPAALDDTVAALQWLAAQGARPLWLAGDSAGGGLVVAALVRARDEGAAPVAGAVLFSPWVDATLSGASLRERAHRDPILTPAFLERCARAYAGDTPRDHPLISPLFADLGGLPPLLIHVGTEEILFDDAARLAQKVQQAGGTACLRVWQGMPHVFPLFPFFTESRLALVESARFVEDGTCPPTLFLETTF; this is translated from the coding sequence ATGACGCGCTCCATGGTGCGCGAAGATATTGCCGCCATTCGTCGGCGGGAAGCGCGACAAACACGGTGGAACCGCCCCCCGCGTGGCGTGCGTATCACGCCGGCGGTGGATGCGCCTTTGCCCGGCGAGTGGGTAGAACCGCCGACGCCCCGCGAGGGGGTGATGCTCTACGTGCATGGCGGGGGCTACGTGGTGGGAAGCCCCCGCACGCACCGCGTGCTGACGGGCGGGCTGGCGCAAACGGTGCGCATGCGCCTGTTCGCGCTGGATTACCGCCTGGCGCCCGAACACCCCTTCCCCGCGGCGCTGGACGACACCGTGGCGGCGTTGCAGTGGCTGGCGGCGCAGGGGGCGCGTCCGCTCTGGCTGGCGGGGGATTCCGCCGGGGGCGGGTTGGTGGTGGCGGCGCTGGTGCGTGCGCGTGATGAAGGCGCGGCGCCCGTCGCCGGCGCGGTGCTGTTTTCGCCCTGGGTGGATGCAACGTTGTCGGGGGCGTCTCTGCGCGAGCGCGCCCACCGCGACCCCATTCTCACGCCCGCTTTTTTGGAGCGGTGTGCGCGCGCCTATGCCGGCGATACGCCGCGTGACCATCCGCTCATTTCACCCCTCTTTGCAGACCTGGGCGGATTGCCGCCGCTGCTCATTCATGTCGGCACGGAAGAAATTTTGTTTGACGATGCGGCGCGCCTGGCGCAAAAGGTTCAGCAAGCGGGGGGAACCGCCTGCCTGCGCGTCTGGCAAGGCATGCCGCATGTCTTCCCGCTTTTTCCCTTCTTTACCGAGAGCCGGCTGGCATTGGTGGAAAGTGCGCGGTTTGTGGAAGATGGAACATGCCCCCCCACGCTCTTCCTAGAAACCACCTTTTGA
- the rpsF gene encoding 30S ribosomal protein S6 codes for MSNIRRYELYIVLRPDLDDEQREAFIESLNAFVGEQAGQIISTQRLGKRRLAYPIQHLLEGYDVLYELLLPAPAPNAIEARLRLSENVLRYLLVRRDDLPLDAGAVEAVARQAEEKAQADATAAEAEAEAAESESAEATEDETTTEVSEPAVAESETSEE; via the coding sequence GTGTCCAACATTCGACGGTACGAATTGTATATCGTGCTGCGTCCCGATCTGGACGACGAACAGCGTGAAGCCTTCATTGAAAGCCTCAACGCGTTCGTCGGCGAGCAAGCCGGGCAAATTATCTCCACGCAGCGGTTGGGCAAGCGCCGCCTGGCGTACCCCATCCAGCACTTGCTCGAAGGCTACGACGTTCTCTACGAACTGCTTTTGCCGGCACCGGCTCCGAACGCCATCGAAGCCCGTCTGCGCCTGAGCGAAAACGTGTTGCGCTACCTGCTGGTGCGCCGCGACGACCTGCCGCTTGACGCCGGCGCCGTCGAAGCGGTTGCCCGCCAGGCTGAAGAAAAAGCGCAAGCCGATGCCACCGCCGCTGAAGCCGAAGCGGAAGCCGCTGAAAGCGAAAGTGCCGAAGCAACCGAAGACGAGACGACGACCGAAGTAAGCGAACCAGCGGTCGCCGAATCTGAAACGAGTGAGGAGTAA
- a CDS encoding TetR/AcrR family transcriptional regulator C-terminal domain-containing protein, which translates to MIRTPRGGRFHRVCRASRRRMAAISSRTMERVISRNKTRVSQFIAASLRSGCLHLRPDTARPNGRAAYP; encoded by the coding sequence GTGATACGCACGCCACGCGGGGGGCGGTTCCACCGTGTTTGTCGCGCTTCCCGCCGACGAATGGCGGCAATATCTTCGCGCACCATGGAGCGCGTCATCAGCCGCAACAAAACGCGCGTGAGCCAATTCATCGCCGCCTCGCTCAGGTCAGGGTGTCTTCATCTTCGCCCGGATACCGCACGCCCCAACGGGCGCGCAGCGTATCCATGA
- the recA gene encoding recombinase RecA translates to MAKKPEGREQALEATLAQLKKRFGDGAIMKLGEAPDMEIEAIPTGSIALDLALGIGGVPRGRITEIYGPESSGKTTLCQHIIAEAQKMGGVAAFIDVEHALDPAYAAKCGVDVANLYIAQPDTGEQALEIAEALVRSGAVDVIVIDSVAALVPRAEIEGDMGDSHVGLQARLMSQALRKLAGAIKKSNTAVIFTNQIRMKIGVLFGNPETTTGGNALKFYASVRMDIRRKEAIKQGGEIIGNRTKVKIKKNKVAPPFREAEFDILYNEGISVEGDVLDVATELDIVTKRGAYYSYGDIRLGQGRENAKQFLRENPEILAEIDSRIRIETGLPPKPGALTPEQLALLAEADEKPKQPKRPKKVVSSSDDDDLDVVDIDLDEDVVSDLDLD, encoded by the coding sequence ATGGCGAAGAAACCGGAAGGCCGCGAACAAGCCCTCGAAGCCACGCTGGCGCAACTCAAAAAGCGCTTTGGCGATGGCGCTATCATGAAATTGGGGGAAGCCCCCGACATGGAAATCGAAGCGATTCCCACCGGCTCAATTGCGCTTGACCTCGCACTGGGCATTGGTGGAGTGCCTCGCGGGCGAATTACCGAAATTTACGGTCCCGAATCCAGCGGGAAGACGACGCTCTGTCAGCACATCATCGCCGAAGCCCAGAAGATGGGGGGCGTGGCCGCCTTCATTGACGTGGAGCACGCCCTCGACCCCGCCTACGCCGCCAAGTGTGGCGTGGATGTCGCCAATCTCTACATCGCCCAGCCGGATACGGGCGAGCAGGCGCTCGAAATTGCCGAAGCCCTGGTGCGCAGTGGCGCGGTGGATGTCATCGTCATTGACTCGGTGGCGGCGTTGGTGCCGCGCGCCGAAATCGAAGGCGACATGGGCGATAGCCATGTGGGGTTGCAAGCCCGTTTGATGAGCCAGGCGCTGCGCAAACTGGCGGGGGCTATCAAGAAGTCCAACACGGCGGTCATCTTCACCAACCAGATTCGCATGAAAATTGGCGTGCTTTTTGGCAACCCTGAAACGACAACGGGCGGGAACGCGCTCAAATTCTACGCCTCGGTGCGCATGGATATTCGCCGCAAAGAAGCCATCAAGCAGGGGGGCGAGATTATCGGCAACCGCACCAAGGTCAAAATCAAGAAGAACAAGGTTGCCCCGCCCTTCCGCGAAGCCGAATTCGATATTCTCTACAATGAAGGCATCAGCGTGGAAGGCGATGTGCTGGATGTGGCGACCGAGCTGGACATTGTGACCAAGCGGGGCGCGTATTACAGCTACGGCGATATCCGCCTGGGGCAAGGGCGCGAAAACGCCAAACAATTCTTGCGCGAAAACCCCGAAATCCTGGCGGAAATTGATTCGCGCATTCGCATCGAAACCGGGTTGCCGCCCAAGCCCGGCGCGCTGACGCCTGAACAGCTGGCGTTGCTTGCCGAAGCCGATGAAAAACCCAAGCAACCGAAACGCCCCAAGAAGGTTGTCTCATCGTCGGACGATGACGACCTCGACGTAGTGGATATTGACCTCGACGAGGATGTGGTCAGTGACCTGGACCTCGATTGA
- a CDS encoding sigma-70 RNA polymerase sigma factor region 4 domain-containing protein produces MSRQRSREHIDQLIAECTQQSNRFFKDGKSDNEACFELFRRAIVHRNQTAWEAIYQQYHKLVRYWIQHCSSAYFSQEEDIQSLVNATFAKFWHSISPEKFEQFDSLRALLGYLKLCAGSVTTDRIRRQKYQKLLTDLEEIHTLPSNEDIEQTTLDKAARQQFWDYIQAQLKNEDEWFVIYHMFVLGWKPRDIHKHYPQRFADIQDIYRIKRNVLDRLRRSEDLRKWMTN; encoded by the coding sequence ATGTCACGTCAACGATCGCGTGAACATATTGATCAACTGATCGCCGAATGTACGCAACAGAGCAATCGCTTTTTCAAAGATGGGAAAAGCGATAATGAAGCCTGCTTTGAACTCTTCCGGCGCGCCATTGTCCACCGCAACCAAACAGCATGGGAAGCCATTTACCAGCAATACCACAAACTCGTCCGCTACTGGATTCAACATTGCAGTAGCGCCTACTTTTCACAAGAAGAGGATATCCAAAGCCTCGTCAATGCCACTTTTGCCAAATTCTGGCATTCGATTTCCCCTGAAAAATTTGAGCAATTCGACTCTCTGCGGGCGCTGTTAGGCTATCTCAAACTGTGCGCCGGCAGTGTCACGACCGATCGCATTCGACGGCAAAAGTATCAAAAACTTCTGACCGATTTGGAAGAAATTCATACGCTTCCTTCAAATGAAGATATCGAGCAAACAACACTTGATAAAGCCGCTCGCCAACAATTCTGGGACTACATTCAAGCCCAACTCAAAAATGAAGATGAATGGTTCGTGATTTATCATATGTTTGTCCTGGGATGGAAACCGCGCGATATTCACAAACACTACCCGCAACGGTTTGCTGATATTCAGGATATTTATCGCATCAAACGCAATGTACTTGACCGATTACGTCGCTCGGAAGATCTGCGCAAGTGGATGACAAACTAA
- the rpsR gene encoding 30S ribosomal protein S18, whose amino-acid sequence MAYYRRRRARKVCQFCVDKVSYIDYKDTDTLWRYLTPQAKIQPRRKTGTCAKHQRMLARAIKRARHLALLPFTGDHIRLYGSGSGE is encoded by the coding sequence ATGGCCTACTACCGACGGCGACGAGCACGCAAAGTTTGCCAGTTCTGCGTGGACAAAGTCTCTTACATTGACTACAAAGATACCGATACGCTCTGGCGCTACCTGACGCCGCAAGCGAAGATTCAACCGCGCCGCAAGACCGGTACGTGCGCCAAGCACCAGCGCATGCTGGCACGCGCCATCAAGCGCGCGCGACACTTGGCGCTGCTGCCCTTCACCGGCGATCACATTCGCCTGTACGGTAGCGGCAGCGGAGAATAA
- a CDS encoding peptidylprolyl isomerase yields the protein MAKRREEQPRAPTRKQLSRAQKEAELQRRIILGSAFLLGAVIIILLAGFLYDQLVVPRQPIATVNGTTIPVEAYQKRVNYERYRLFSAIDRTGKQLLQFNPNDTSVAFLLNMYSQQLDQLIQQYQSIPLDVLETMIEETLMREKAAELGVTVSDEEVETRLRQIIATQLNAITQADADATATAVAQRAATQTAEAAAATPTPTETITETESITTTAPITPTATPFPTPTPNILTEEAYRTGLETYLKNTNAFFDFTEADLREVVYNEVLREKVREAVIADVPTEEEQVNVRALLLPDEETAKQALEELRAGKEMEAVANELSATFAGDLGWVSRGQTVPEFEEAAFSLEPGEISEPVQTDFGWHIIEVLERDEENDRVHVRHILVETEEEAQQVRERLLNGENFADVAREVSQDAGSLEGIRPINLGWIVRDQEGIPEDILKAAFELSAGEYSEPLPLGDGRYVILYVVEGPEVRELPEDVLRQRQQNAFETWLAKVKGEAEIDRNWDESKVPDDPFADDIALILQNFQNLQQALQQAQQQQQSEATPTPAP from the coding sequence ATGGCGAAGCGAAGAGAAGAGCAACCACGTGCGCCAACCCGCAAACAACTTTCACGCGCCCAAAAAGAAGCCGAATTGCAACGCCGTATCATTCTCGGTTCGGCGTTTTTGCTGGGAGCCGTGATCATTATCCTGCTGGCCGGCTTCCTCTACGACCAACTGGTTGTACCGCGTCAGCCCATCGCGACCGTCAACGGCACCACCATCCCGGTCGAAGCCTACCAAAAACGGGTCAACTACGAGCGGTATCGCCTGTTTAGCGCGATTGACCGCACCGGAAAACAGTTGCTCCAATTCAACCCCAATGATACGAGCGTGGCGTTTTTGCTGAATATGTACAGCCAACAGCTCGACCAGCTGATTCAGCAATACCAGAGCATCCCGCTGGATGTGCTCGAAACGATGATCGAAGAGACGTTGATGCGTGAGAAAGCGGCGGAGCTGGGCGTAACCGTCAGCGATGAAGAAGTTGAAACGCGCTTGCGCCAAATCATCGCCACCCAACTCAACGCCATCACGCAGGCGGATGCCGACGCGACGGCAACAGCCGTGGCACAACGCGCCGCCACGCAAACCGCCGAAGCCGCCGCCGCCACACCCACGCCGACCGAGACCATCACCGAAACCGAAAGTATCACCACTACCGCGCCCATCACACCAACGGCAACGCCGTTCCCCACCCCGACGCCGAACATTTTGACCGAAGAGGCGTACCGCACGGGGCTGGAAACCTACTTGAAGAACACGAACGCCTTCTTCGACTTCACGGAAGCCGACCTGCGTGAGGTGGTGTACAACGAAGTCCTGCGCGAGAAGGTGCGCGAAGCGGTGATTGCCGATGTGCCCACCGAAGAAGAGCAGGTCAATGTGCGCGCCCTGCTTCTGCCGGATGAAGAGACCGCCAAGCAAGCCTTGGAAGAATTACGCGCAGGCAAAGAAATGGAAGCCGTCGCCAACGAATTGTCTGCCACCTTTGCCGGCGATTTGGGGTGGGTGAGCCGCGGGCAAACCGTGCCCGAATTTGAAGAAGCGGCGTTCTCACTGGAACCGGGCGAAATCAGCGAACCGGTGCAAACAGATTTTGGCTGGCACATTATCGAAGTGCTGGAACGCGATGAAGAAAACGACCGCGTGCATGTGCGCCACATTCTTGTGGAAACCGAAGAAGAAGCCCAACAAGTGCGCGAACGCCTGTTGAACGGTGAAAACTTCGCCGACGTGGCGCGCGAAGTATCGCAAGATGCCGGCTCGCTGGAAGGTATCCGCCCCATTAACCTGGGGTGGATTGTACGCGATCAGGAAGGCATTCCTGAGGATATTCTCAAAGCCGCGTTTGAGTTGTCGGCGGGTGAATACAGCGAACCATTGCCGCTGGGCGATGGGCGCTACGTCATCCTCTACGTGGTTGAGGGTCCCGAAGTGCGCGAACTGCCCGAAGATGTGTTGCGCCAGCGCCAGCAAAACGCGTTTGAAACTTGGCTGGCGAAAGTGAAAGGCGAAGCCGAGATTGACCGCAACTGGGACGAAAGCAAAGTACCGGATGATCCCTTCGCCGATGACATCGCGCTCATTTTGCAGAACTTCCAGAACTTGCAGCAAGCCTTGCAACAGGCACAGCAGCAACAACAATCAGAAGCGACGCCGACACCAGCCCCCTAA
- a CDS encoding pseudouridine-5'-phosphate glycosidase, translating to MFVIAEEVREALANDQPVVALESTVIAHGLPYPKNVEIAREMEANVRAAGAVPATIALFDGAVHVGLTEAQLEQLAEPGVEKVNLSNLSLVLASKGVGATTVAATIWCAARVGIDVMATGGIGGVHRGDDWDVSSDLPALAQTPVAVVCSGAKSILDLRRTREWLETWGIPVVGVETDVFPAFFSRLTELPVDVRVETPEDAASIVGVHLTVRESGILVTVPVPAEHEVPVAAFNRFLAAANAELAARNIRGADVTPALLDALARISEGATLRANEALLRNNATMAARLAVALTQLDGEWAD from the coding sequence ATGTTTGTCATCGCTGAAGAAGTGCGTGAAGCCCTCGCGAACGACCAACCGGTTGTCGCTCTGGAAAGTACGGTGATTGCGCACGGGCTTCCGTATCCCAAAAATGTGGAAATTGCCCGCGAAATGGAAGCCAATGTGCGCGCCGCTGGTGCGGTGCCGGCGACAATTGCGCTGTTCGATGGCGCGGTGCATGTCGGCTTGACCGAAGCGCAGTTGGAGCAGCTGGCTGAGCCGGGCGTCGAGAAAGTGAATTTGTCGAACCTGAGCCTGGTGCTGGCTTCCAAAGGCGTGGGGGCAACCACCGTGGCCGCCACGATTTGGTGCGCGGCGCGGGTGGGGATTGATGTGATGGCGACCGGCGGCATTGGCGGCGTACACCGGGGGGATGATTGGGATGTAAGCAGTGATTTGCCCGCCCTGGCGCAGACACCGGTTGCGGTGGTGTGCAGTGGGGCGAAGTCCATTCTGGATTTGCGACGCACGCGCGAATGGCTGGAAACGTGGGGCATCCCTGTGGTGGGCGTGGAAACCGATGTGTTTCCCGCCTTCTTCTCCCGCCTGACGGAGTTGCCTGTTGATGTGCGTGTCGAAACCCCTGAGGACGCGGCATCCATTGTCGGCGTTCACCTCACGGTGCGCGAAAGCGGTATTTTGGTAACGGTGCCGGTTCCCGCGGAGCATGAAGTGCCTGTGGCGGCGTTCAACCGCTTTTTGGCGGCAGCCAATGCAGAATTGGCGGCGCGGAACATTCGAGGCGCCGATGTAACACCGGCGTTGTTGGACGCTTTGGCGCGTATCAGCGAGGGCGCAACGCTGCGGGCAAATGAAGCCTTGCTCCGCAATAATGCCACTATGGCGGCGCGGCTGGCGGTGGCACTGACCCAACTTGATGGGGAGTGGGCGGACTGA